A section of the Jatrophihabitans sp. genome encodes:
- a CDS encoding phosphatase PAP2 family protein, producing the protein MSQLAQKPEDRRQDTGWRATALWLLAAAVLLWLVLVLIGQLLGDQWSRSALVRWDVSVDRELAANRSHPWNVVTSVCSFLAETITVITIGLLAFVALRLRLKRWREPLFLAVAVIGEVTIFVSTTMLVDRDRPPVPRLDSAPPTSSFPSGHTAASIALYGGLAVLAWRLGARVWLRNLALALAVLAPVLVATSRLYRGMHYPSDVAGGLLLACCWLAVTSALVLGRRSSPHHRPA; encoded by the coding sequence GTGAGCCAACTGGCGCAGAAGCCCGAGGACCGGCGGCAGGACACCGGTTGGCGGGCCACCGCGCTGTGGCTGCTCGCCGCCGCGGTGCTGCTCTGGCTGGTGCTGGTGCTGATCGGCCAGTTGCTCGGCGACCAGTGGAGCCGCAGTGCCCTGGTGCGCTGGGACGTCTCGGTGGACCGGGAGCTGGCGGCCAACCGCAGCCATCCATGGAATGTCGTCACATCGGTGTGCAGCTTTCTCGCCGAGACCATCACGGTGATCACCATCGGGCTGCTGGCCTTCGTGGCGCTCCGGCTGCGGCTCAAGCGCTGGCGCGAACCGCTGTTCCTGGCGGTGGCCGTGATCGGCGAGGTCACGATCTTCGTCAGCACCACCATGCTGGTCGACCGGGACCGACCGCCGGTGCCGCGCCTGGACTCCGCGCCGCCGACCTCGAGCTTCCCGTCCGGGCACACCGCCGCATCGATCGCGCTGTACGGCGGCCTAGCGGTGCTGGCCTGGCGACTCGGCGCCAGGGTGTGGCTGCGGAACCTGGCCCTCGCGCTGGCCGTGCTGGCGCCGGTGCTGGTGGCGACGTCGCGGCTGTACCGCGGAATGCACTACCCCAGCGATGTGGCCGGCGGCCTGCTGCTGGCCTGCTGCTGGCTGGCGGTGACCAGCGCGCTCGTGCTCGGCCGGCGATCATCACCGCACCACCGGCCGGCGTGA
- a CDS encoding ATP-binding cassette domain-containing protein yields the protein MTGGLHARGIEVRFGELVAVQQADLALAPGELVAVTGPSGAGKSSLLAALSGMIAPSAGVLSVAGQPVVGRDQAVANGIVLIPQGNALIRILTAIENVALPLVAARLVDARQRAEAALLALGLDEAADQLLEELSGGQQQRVAVARGLAERASYLLADEPTSELDALNRGRVMGLLRAEARRGAGVLVATHDPEAAALCDAELRLDEGRASWVREDRTT from the coding sequence GTGACCGGCGGCCTGCACGCCCGGGGGATCGAGGTCCGCTTCGGTGAGCTGGTCGCCGTCCAGCAGGCTGACCTGGCGCTCGCACCGGGTGAGCTGGTGGCCGTCACCGGACCTTCGGGAGCGGGCAAGAGCTCGTTGCTGGCGGCCTTGTCCGGCATGATCGCGCCGTCGGCCGGCGTGCTAAGCGTGGCCGGCCAGCCGGTCGTCGGACGCGATCAGGCGGTGGCCAACGGCATCGTGTTGATACCGCAGGGCAACGCGCTGATCCGGATCCTGACCGCGATCGAGAACGTGGCGCTGCCGCTGGTCGCGGCCAGGCTGGTCGACGCCCGGCAGCGCGCCGAGGCAGCGCTGCTGGCACTGGGTCTGGACGAGGCCGCCGACCAGCTGCTGGAGGAGCTGTCCGGCGGCCAGCAGCAGCGGGTCGCAGTGGCCCGCGGGCTGGCCGAGCGCGCGTCCTACCTGCTCGCCGACGAACCCACCAGCGAGCTCGACGCGCTCAACCGTGGCCGGGTGATGGGGTTGCTGCGGGCCGAGGCGCGACGCGGCGCCGGCGTGCTGGTGGCCACCCACGACCCGGAGGCGGCCGCGCTGTGCGACGCCGAGCTCCGGCTGGACGAGGGCCGGGCGAGCTGGGTGCGCGAGGACCGCACGACCTGA
- the pyrE gene encoding orotate phosphoribosyltransferase produces MSALRDDVVAIVKQHGLEYRAEPFQLASGELSHDYMDGKKALAEGEHLGLACEAIMELANATGVEFDAVGGLTLGADAYAIGIALLARKRWFVVRKQAKKHGKGKRIEGAQLAPGMRVLLVDDVVSTGGSILEALGVVQETGARIVLAVTLVDRGDEAEDKFRELGVAYRPLITYRDLGIKPVGKVRASTPS; encoded by the coding sequence TTGTCAGCACTGCGCGACGATGTCGTAGCAATTGTGAAGCAGCACGGCCTGGAGTACCGGGCCGAACCGTTTCAGCTTGCTTCGGGCGAACTGAGCCATGACTACATGGACGGCAAGAAGGCGTTGGCTGAAGGCGAGCACCTCGGCCTCGCTTGCGAAGCCATCATGGAACTGGCGAACGCCACGGGCGTCGAGTTCGACGCGGTCGGTGGTTTGACCCTCGGGGCTGACGCCTACGCGATTGGCATCGCGCTTTTGGCGCGCAAGCGGTGGTTCGTGGTGCGGAAGCAGGCCAAGAAGCACGGCAAGGGGAAGCGCATCGAGGGGGCGCAGCTCGCGCCTGGCATGCGAGTGCTACTCGTGGACGATGTCGTTAGCACAGGCGGTTCGATCCTGGAGGCACTCGGGGTCGTGCAGGAAACTGGGGCGCGGATCGTACTGGCCGTCACATTAGTTGACCGAGGCGACGAGGCAGAGGATAAATTCCGAGAGCTCGGAGTTGCGTACCGGCCGCTCATCACTTACCGCGATCTTGGAATTAAGCCAGTTGGCAAAGTCCGAGCTTCTACGCCTAGCTGA
- a CDS encoding phosphatase PAP2 family protein yields MSASGPPGRGQTDESASQQRENAGRRRFAGRTAVVFAIALVAAALFVLLLVLVRTSSTALLRLDRDIALDMNRFSREHSTFTWVMHALSNSGKTVVWFLVMALVAGWLWRRGLPRLALFVAVTVVGSSVLNNLIKLLVDRARPHLSDPLVVAPGKSFPSGHAQAAIVGFGVLLAVFLPIIPRRWRALAVLVAGLLALLIGFSRIALGAHYLSDVIGSLLIGTVWLIGMAGAFRTWRREEGKRVGGLREGLEPEHRDQIAP; encoded by the coding sequence GTGAGTGCCTCCGGGCCCCCCGGGCGCGGGCAGACTGATGAGAGCGCCAGCCAGCAGCGTGAGAACGCGGGCCGGCGCCGGTTCGCCGGCCGGACGGCGGTGGTGTTCGCCATCGCCCTGGTGGCGGCGGCGCTGTTCGTCCTCCTGCTGGTGCTGGTCAGAACCTCCTCGACGGCGCTGCTGCGGCTGGACCGCGACATCGCCCTCGACATGAACCGCTTCTCGCGGGAGCACTCCACCTTTACCTGGGTGATGCATGCCCTCAGCAACTCAGGCAAGACGGTCGTCTGGTTTCTGGTGATGGCCCTGGTCGCCGGCTGGCTGTGGCGGCGCGGCCTGCCGCGGCTGGCGCTGTTCGTCGCGGTCACCGTGGTCGGCAGCTCGGTGCTCAACAACCTGATCAAACTGCTGGTGGACCGGGCCCGGCCGCATCTGAGCGACCCGCTGGTGGTCGCGCCCGGCAAGTCCTTTCCGAGCGGGCACGCGCAGGCGGCAATCGTCGGCTTCGGCGTGCTGCTCGCGGTCTTCCTGCCGATCATCCCCCGCCGCTGGCGGGCGCTGGCTGTCCTGGTGGCCGGCCTGCTCGCGCTGCTGATCGGCTTCTCCCGGATCGCACTGGGCGCGCACTACCTGTCTGACGTGATCGGGTCCCTGCTGATCGGAACCGTATGGCTGATCGGCATGGCCGGCGCGTTCAGGACCTGGCGTCGGGAAGAGGGGAAGCGGGTCGGTGGCCTCAGGGAGGGGCTGGAGCCAGAGCACCGCGACCAGATCGCGCCCTGA
- a CDS encoding mannitol dehydrogenase family protein, which translates to MVALSASNLAALAPEVAVPGYDRGQVSVGIVHFGVGGFHRAHQAMYLDRLMNDGAALDWGICGVGVLPGDRRMADALAAQDYLYTLIVKHPDGAWEPRVIGSIVDYLFAPESPEAVIERMADPRTRIVSLTVTEGGYNIHAVTGEFDSEAPAVRRDLEPGAVPSTTFGLITEALVRRRDRGLAPFTVLSCDNIQGNGDVTRRAFAAFARLRDPALGEWVEREVGFPSSMVDRITPVTTDADRAELAARFGVEDQWPVVCEPFTQWVAEDRFAARPPLQDAGVQLVADVEPYELMKLRLLNAGHQALCYFGYLSGYRLVHEAAQDPLFADFLLAYMRAEATPTLRPVPGIDLRGYQAKLIERFSNDQVRDTIARLCAESSDRIPKWVLPVIRENLATGGEITLAAAVVASWARYAEGVDEDGNPIQVVDRLADTVTAAARQQRRDPLAFLRNRELFDDLVEQERFTAAYLAALESLHDRGARKTLEALMAERRPTR; encoded by the coding sequence ATGGTGGCGCTCTCGGCCTCGAACCTGGCCGCGCTGGCCCCCGAGGTGGCGGTGCCCGGCTATGACCGTGGACAGGTCAGCGTGGGCATCGTCCACTTCGGCGTCGGCGGCTTTCACCGGGCGCACCAGGCCATGTACCTGGACCGGTTGATGAACGACGGCGCGGCCCTGGACTGGGGGATCTGCGGTGTCGGGGTGCTGCCCGGTGACCGGCGGATGGCCGACGCGCTCGCCGCCCAGGACTACCTGTACACCCTGATCGTCAAGCACCCGGACGGCGCCTGGGAGCCGCGGGTGATCGGCTCGATCGTCGATTACCTGTTCGCCCCCGAGAGCCCGGAGGCGGTGATCGAGCGGATGGCTGACCCGAGGACCCGGATCGTCTCGCTCACCGTCACCGAGGGCGGCTACAACATCCACGCCGTCACCGGCGAGTTCGACTCTGAGGCCCCGGCCGTCCGGCGCGACCTGGAGCCCGGCGCCGTGCCGAGCACCACCTTCGGCCTGATCACCGAGGCGCTGGTTCGCCGCCGTGACCGGGGTCTGGCGCCGTTCACCGTGCTGTCCTGCGACAACATCCAGGGCAACGGCGACGTGACGCGCCGGGCCTTCGCCGCCTTCGCGCGACTGCGCGACCCCGCGCTCGGGGAGTGGGTGGAGCGGGAGGTCGGATTTCCCAGCAGCATGGTCGACCGGATCACCCCGGTGACCACCGACGCCGACCGGGCCGAGCTGGCCGCCCGGTTCGGCGTCGAGGACCAGTGGCCGGTGGTGTGCGAGCCGTTCACCCAGTGGGTGGCCGAGGACCGGTTCGCGGCCAGGCCGCCGCTGCAGGACGCGGGGGTGCAACTGGTCGCCGACGTCGAACCGTATGAGCTGATGAAGCTGCGGCTGCTCAACGCCGGCCACCAGGCGCTGTGCTATTTCGGTTACCTGTCCGGTTATCGCCTGGTGCACGAGGCGGCTCAGGACCCGCTGTTCGCCGACTTCCTGCTGGCCTACATGCGCGCCGAGGCGACGCCGACGCTGCGGCCGGTGCCGGGCATCGACCTGCGGGGCTACCAGGCGAAGCTGATCGAGCGCTTCTCCAACGACCAGGTGCGCGATACGATCGCCAGGCTGTGCGCCGAGAGTTCGGACCGGATCCCGAAGTGGGTGCTGCCGGTGATTCGGGAGAACCTGGCCACCGGCGGCGAGATCACCCTGGCGGCCGCGGTGGTGGCCAGCTGGGCGCGCTACGCCGAGGGGGTGGACGAGGACGGCAACCCGATTCAGGTGGTGGACCGGCTGGCCGACACCGTGACCGCGGCGGCGCGCCAGCAGCGCCGGGACCCGCTGGCGTTCCTGCGCAACCGCGAGCTGTTCGACGACCTGGTCGAGCAGGAGCGGTTCACCGCGGCCTACCTGGCCGCGCTGGAGTCCCTGCATGACCGGGGCGCCCGCAAGACCCTGGAGGCGTTGATGGCCGAGCGGCGACCAACGCGCTGA
- a CDS encoding ATP-binding cassette domain-containing protein, producing the protein MRGLSVSAHGLVHIYRLEGNDVVALTSVDLEVPAGQLVGLLGPSGSGKSTLITLLAGVQRPSAGRLRVGEHDLSSLSDVELDRLRAIEVGAVLQGATRNLLSYASPAQNVAFAQKAAQRLGVRQLPRPIEVLDLLSLADCAGRRLAELTPGQLQRLAVAVGMATLPGLLLTDEPTSQLDHRYRDEVLRAIGSVNRSVGTTVITVTHDPEVAARMPRTITIRDGRIGAEGHGGEDFAVLGRDGSLQLPPDVREQLAPGTLLRVKLNPDGTVLLDPRPGGPSADGSPSADGSPSADGSGRPGAST; encoded by the coding sequence ATGAGAGGCCTGTCGGTGTCGGCGCACGGCCTGGTGCACATCTACCGGCTGGAGGGCAACGACGTCGTCGCGCTGACCAGTGTCGATCTGGAGGTGCCGGCGGGCCAGCTGGTGGGCCTGCTCGGGCCTTCCGGCTCGGGCAAGTCCACCCTGATCACGCTGCTCGCCGGCGTGCAGCGTCCCAGCGCCGGCCGGTTGCGGGTGGGCGAGCACGACCTCTCCAGCCTGTCCGACGTCGAACTGGACCGGCTGCGGGCCATCGAGGTCGGTGCGGTGCTGCAGGGCGCGACCCGCAACCTGCTCAGCTACGCCTCCCCGGCGCAGAACGTCGCCTTCGCGCAGAAGGCCGCTCAGCGCCTGGGAGTCCGGCAACTGCCCAGGCCCATCGAGGTGCTGGACCTGCTGTCGCTGGCCGACTGCGCCGGGCGCCGGTTGGCAGAGCTCACCCCGGGACAGCTGCAGCGGCTGGCCGTCGCGGTCGGGATGGCGACCCTGCCCGGCCTGTTGCTGACCGACGAGCCGACCAGCCAGCTCGATCACCGTTATCGCGACGAGGTGCTGCGGGCCATCGGGTCGGTGAACCGATCGGTGGGCACCACGGTGATCACGGTGACGCATGACCCCGAGGTGGCCGCCCGGATGCCGCGCACCATCACCATCCGCGACGGCCGGATCGGAGCCGAGGGCCACGGCGGTGAGGATTTCGCCGTGCTCGGCCGGGACGGCTCGCTGCAACTGCCGCCCGATGTGCGCGAGCAGCTCGCGCCCGGAACCCTGTTGCGGGTAAAGCTCAATCCGGACGGCACGGTGCTGCTGGATCCTCGCCCCGGCGGCCCGAGCGCCGACGGCAGCCCGAGCGCGGACGGCAGCCCGAGCGCGGACGGCAGCGGACGGCCGGGAGCCAGCACGTGA
- a CDS encoding diacylglycerol kinase family protein: protein MSGVAAVLNPAKIDDLAALKAAISKRCGPDKPLWFETTPEDSGGGQTAAAIAAGARLVLVCGGDGTVAACAGALTGTGVAMAIVPVGTGNLLARNLGIPLDLGQALDVAFGADERLIDVLEAGEQRFTVMAGLGFDAALIRDTDEKLKRRFGWLAYLGGMARALRRSPHAQFTIAVDDGLPLSTEAIGVLVGNVGQLEAGITLMPDASPDDGHLDVIVLKPRTFGDWPALVWRILRRRANAGRQADILRGKRVTIESAVALPIEFDGEFRGEATELRVEVLPAALTLRCVRP, encoded by the coding sequence GTGAGCGGCGTCGCCGCGGTGCTCAATCCCGCGAAGATCGACGACCTGGCGGCGCTGAAGGCTGCCATCAGCAAGCGCTGCGGCCCTGACAAGCCGCTCTGGTTCGAGACCACCCCCGAGGACAGCGGCGGCGGCCAGACGGCGGCGGCTATCGCGGCCGGCGCGCGGCTGGTGCTGGTCTGCGGCGGGGACGGCACGGTGGCGGCCTGCGCCGGCGCGCTGACCGGCACCGGGGTGGCGATGGCGATCGTGCCGGTCGGCACCGGCAACCTGCTGGCCCGCAACCTGGGCATCCCGCTGGATCTCGGCCAAGCGCTGGACGTCGCCTTCGGCGCCGACGAGCGGCTGATCGACGTGCTGGAGGCCGGCGAGCAACGGTTCACAGTGATGGCCGGGCTGGGCTTCGACGCCGCCCTGATCCGGGACACCGATGAGAAGCTCAAAAGGCGGTTCGGCTGGCTGGCCTATCTTGGCGGTATGGCCCGAGCCCTGCGGCGCAGCCCGCACGCGCAGTTCACCATCGCCGTCGACGACGGCCTGCCGCTGAGCACCGAGGCGATCGGCGTGCTGGTCGGCAACGTCGGCCAGCTCGAAGCCGGCATCACGCTGATGCCCGACGCCAGCCCGGACGACGGGCACCTTGACGTGATCGTGCTCAAACCCCGCACTTTCGGGGACTGGCCGGCGCTGGTGTGGCGGATCCTGCGCCGCCGTGCCAATGCCGGCCGGCAGGCCGACATCCTGCGCGGCAAGCGGGTGACGATCGAGTCGGCGGTGGCCCTGCCGATCGAGTTCGACGGCGAATTCCGCGGTGAGGCGACCGAACTGCGGGTCGAGGTGCTGCCCGCGGCCCTCACCCTGCGCTGCGTGCGCCCGTGA
- a CDS encoding DUF2237 domain-containing protein, which translates to MSENRNVLGGELEECGSDPVTGFYRDGRCTSGPQDVGSHTVCAVLTAEFLQHQRQLGNDLVTPRPEYDFAGLGPGDRWCVVAMRWLQSYRAGVAAPVVLAATNALALEIIPLEILREHAIDVPADPSSLT; encoded by the coding sequence GTGAGCGAAAACCGAAACGTGCTGGGCGGCGAACTGGAGGAGTGCGGCAGCGATCCGGTCACCGGCTTCTATCGCGACGGCCGCTGCACCTCCGGGCCGCAGGACGTCGGTAGCCACACGGTGTGCGCGGTGCTGACCGCGGAGTTCCTGCAACATCAGCGGCAACTGGGCAACGACCTGGTGACGCCCCGACCGGAATACGACTTCGCCGGCCTGGGGCCGGGTGACCGCTGGTGCGTGGTGGCGATGCGCTGGTTGCAGTCCTACCGCGCGGGGGTGGCCGCGCCGGTGGTGCTGGCCGCGACCAACGCCCTGGCGCTGGAGATCATCCCGCTGGAGATCCTGCGCGAGCACGCCATCGACGTGCCGGCGGACCCGAGCTCGCTGACCTGA
- a CDS encoding haloacid dehalogenase type II produces the protein MNLADYDALSFDCYGTLIDWETGLAAVLSAWARESGLDISDEELLLAYGDHEAQVETETPKALYSAVLAEAFRRTGDQLGAPVSQEWAQRLGASVPDWPAFDDSPEALASLARDYKLIIVSNVHREGFAGSNKRLGVTFDRIITAEDVGAYKPAPNHFQALDEALKELGVPRERLLHVAQSLFHDHVPAKRLGLPSVWINRRSGRPGQGATPEPAEAYSYDLEFPDLISFAEVARAAKS, from the coding sequence ATGAACCTCGCCGACTACGACGCGTTGAGCTTCGACTGCTACGGAACCCTCATCGACTGGGAGACCGGCCTCGCCGCGGTGCTTTCCGCGTGGGCCCGTGAATCCGGCCTGGACATCTCCGACGAGGAGCTGTTGCTGGCCTACGGCGACCACGAGGCCCAGGTCGAGACCGAAACCCCGAAGGCTCTGTACTCGGCGGTTCTCGCCGAGGCCTTCCGGCGCACCGGCGACCAGCTCGGGGCGCCGGTGAGCCAGGAATGGGCGCAGCGACTGGGCGCCTCGGTTCCGGACTGGCCGGCCTTCGACGATTCACCCGAGGCCCTGGCGTCCCTGGCCCGGGACTACAAGCTGATCATCGTCTCCAACGTGCACCGGGAAGGCTTCGCCGGCTCCAACAAGCGCCTGGGCGTGACGTTCGACCGGATCATCACCGCCGAGGACGTCGGCGCCTACAAGCCCGCGCCGAACCACTTCCAGGCCCTGGACGAGGCGCTGAAGGAGCTGGGCGTCCCGCGAGAGCGGCTGCTGCACGTGGCCCAGAGCCTCTTTCACGACCACGTGCCCGCCAAGCGCCTCGGGCTGCCGTCGGTGTGGATCAATCGCCGATCCGGGCGTCCCGGCCAGGGCGCCACTCCCGAGCCCGCCGAGGCGTACTCCTACGACCTGGAGTTTCCCGACCTGATCTCGTTCGCCGAGGTCGCCCGGGCGGCCAAGAGCTGA
- a CDS encoding DUF1206 domain-containing protein gives MTAGTTAERVSNSDGFKGLAKLGFAARGTIYLLLGFFAVMLVLGKRTPEADQRGAMQEVARHTGGFLLLWLIAIGFVGYALWRYSEAAFGVTGKSKDDKLPRLKSLARGVIYTGLAVSAFTILATARSKSQANQQQQWTSKVMEYPLGRWVIGIIGAVIIGIGLGLMFQGIMRKFKKHFAMEDMPTRSRRIVWFLGTFGITARGVVFGLVGFFLIRAAWEYDPSKARGLDGALRSTVADSDTGRLLIAVCAVGLIAFGLYAYAEAAWRRT, from the coding sequence ATGACAGCAGGCACGACCGCGGAACGAGTGTCCAACAGCGATGGCTTCAAGGGCCTGGCCAAGCTGGGCTTCGCGGCCCGGGGCACCATCTACCTGCTGCTCGGCTTCTTCGCCGTGATGCTGGTGCTGGGTAAGCGCACCCCGGAGGCAGATCAGCGGGGCGCGATGCAGGAGGTCGCCCGGCACACCGGCGGCTTCCTGCTGCTGTGGTTGATCGCGATCGGGTTCGTCGGCTACGCGCTCTGGCGGTACTCCGAGGCCGCCTTCGGCGTGACCGGCAAGAGCAAGGACGACAAGCTCCCGCGGCTGAAGTCGCTGGCCCGCGGCGTGATCTACACCGGTCTGGCCGTCAGCGCCTTCACCATCCTGGCGACCGCTCGCAGCAAGAGCCAGGCCAACCAGCAGCAGCAGTGGACCTCCAAGGTGATGGAGTACCCGCTCGGCCGATGGGTGATCGGCATCATCGGCGCCGTGATTATCGGGATCGGCCTGGGGCTGATGTTCCAGGGCATCATGCGCAAGTTCAAGAAGCATTTCGCGATGGAGGACATGCCGACCCGCAGCCGCCGGATCGTCTGGTTCCTGGGCACCTTCGGCATCACGGCGCGGGGCGTGGTGTTCGGCCTGGTCGGCTTCTTCCTGATCCGGGCCGCCTGGGAGTACGACCCGAGCAAGGCCCGCGGCCTGGACGGCGCGCTGCGCAGCACCGTCGCCGACTCCGACACCGGCCGGCTGCTGATCGCCGTGTGCGCGGTCGGCCTGATCGCCTTCGGTCTGTACGCCTACGCCGAGGCCGCCTGGCGACGCACGTGA
- a CDS encoding RNA polymerase sigma factor — MYPHSSAVDQENDLTQLRLAITNDLGAGFVELVRMYGRTVYAVAFRLTHSSIEAEDLSSECFLRAFRALQSFPQERVLNLEPRAWLLTILLNTWRNGLRDESRRVAEVRMAEPPDQSDAGAGVEEQVLRREANVELRQMLSYLSPAQRAAVVLRHVAGLPIAEISSILGCREGTAKSHISRGMTALRRMYAEQLRGGEGVPSRSA; from the coding sequence ATGTATCCACACAGCTCCGCAGTGGATCAAGAAAACGACCTCACCCAGCTGCGCCTGGCGATTACGAACGATTTAGGCGCTGGCTTCGTCGAGCTTGTCCGGATGTACGGCCGCACTGTCTATGCGGTCGCGTTCCGGCTTACCCATTCTTCGATCGAGGCCGAAGACCTGTCCTCCGAATGCTTTCTTCGGGCTTTTCGAGCATTGCAAAGCTTTCCGCAGGAACGGGTGCTCAACCTCGAGCCCCGGGCCTGGCTGCTCACTATCTTGCTCAACACCTGGCGCAACGGCTTACGTGACGAAAGCCGGCGGGTAGCGGAGGTGAGGATGGCGGAGCCTCCTGACCAATCGGATGCCGGAGCCGGCGTGGAGGAGCAGGTGCTGCGTCGGGAAGCCAACGTCGAACTGCGGCAGATGCTGTCCTACCTTTCACCGGCGCAACGTGCGGCAGTGGTCCTGCGTCACGTCGCAGGCCTTCCGATTGCCGAGATCTCGTCGATATTGGGTTGCCGGGAGGGGACCGCCAAGTCACATATATCACGAGGTATGACTGCGCTTCGACGTATGTATGCCGAACAGCTCCGAGGAGGCGAAGGAGTCCCCAGCAGGAGCGCCTGA
- a CDS encoding DEAD/DEAH box helicase, with product MSAPEDEPLASHLSFADLDIDERVLRALADVGYETPSPIQAATIPALMAGRHVVGLAQTGTGKTAAFAVPILSRIDLDDKAQKAPQALILAPTRELALQVSEAISKYAHYLPGLHVLPIYGGQSYGVQLSGLRRGAHVVVGTPGRVIDHLEKKTLDLTRLRFLVLDEADEMLQMGFQEDVEKILSDTPADKQVALFSATMPPQIRRISKRYLTDAAEITVKTKTVTAANTRQRYLQVANAQKMDALTRILEVEQFEAMIVFVRTKQATEDLAERLRARGFSAAAINGDLVQAQRERTIAQLKSGAFDILVATDVAARGLDVERISHVLNYDIPTDTESYIHRIGRTGRAGRTGEALLFMTHRERHLLSSIERATRQPLTEMTLPSVEDVNTTRVAKFADSITASLASPQLPLFRGLIDDYAREHDVPVADVAAALAVLSQDDQSFLLAPEPPVVKRKNEFSSAADRAGDRDRDRDRDRPTVRVAGQRRAKSDVRLATYRIRVGKRHKVQPGSIVGAIANEGGLSRQDFGHIDIRIDHSLVELPADLPPRTLDALSRTRISGQLIELTREDGAERPSRVKKPRHKP from the coding sequence ATGAGCGCGCCTGAAGACGAACCCCTTGCCAGCCACCTGAGTTTCGCCGACCTCGACATCGACGAGCGGGTGCTTCGAGCCCTGGCCGATGTCGGCTATGAGACCCCTTCGCCGATCCAGGCCGCCACCATCCCGGCGCTGATGGCCGGCCGCCACGTCGTCGGCCTGGCCCAGACCGGCACCGGCAAGACCGCCGCGTTCGCGGTGCCGATCCTGTCCCGGATCGACCTGGACGACAAAGCCCAGAAGGCGCCCCAGGCGCTGATCCTGGCGCCGACCCGCGAGCTGGCGCTGCAGGTGTCCGAGGCGATCAGCAAGTACGCCCACTACCTGCCCGGCCTGCACGTGCTGCCGATCTACGGGGGCCAGAGCTACGGCGTGCAGCTGTCGGGCCTGCGCCGCGGCGCGCACGTGGTGGTCGGCACGCCCGGCCGGGTGATCGACCACCTGGAGAAGAAGACCCTGGATCTGACCCGGCTGCGCTTCCTGGTGCTGGACGAGGCCGATGAGATGCTGCAGATGGGGTTCCAGGAGGACGTCGAGAAGATCCTCTCCGACACCCCGGCCGACAAGCAGGTGGCGCTCTTCTCGGCCACCATGCCGCCGCAGATCCGGCGGATCTCCAAGCGCTACCTCACCGATGCCGCCGAGATCACGGTCAAGACCAAGACCGTCACGGCGGCCAACACCCGGCAGCGATACCTGCAGGTGGCCAACGCCCAGAAGATGGACGCCCTCACCCGGATCCTCGAGGTCGAGCAGTTCGAGGCGATGATCGTCTTCGTCCGCACCAAGCAGGCCACCGAGGACCTGGCCGAGCGGTTGCGCGCCCGGGGCTTCTCGGCGGCGGCGATCAACGGCGACCTGGTGCAGGCCCAGCGTGAGCGCACCATTGCCCAGCTCAAGAGCGGCGCCTTCGACATCCTGGTGGCCACCGACGTGGCGGCCCGCGGCCTGGACGTCGAGCGGATCAGCCACGTCCTCAACTACGACATCCCCACCGACACCGAGTCCTACATCCACCGGATCGGGCGCACCGGGCGGGCCGGTCGCACCGGTGAGGCGCTGCTGTTCATGACCCACCGGGAACGGCACCTGCTCAGCTCGATCGAGCGGGCCACCCGGCAACCGCTCACCGAGATGACGCTGCCGAGCGTGGAGGACGTCAACACCACCCGGGTGGCGAAGTTCGCCGACTCAATCACGGCCAGCCTGGCCTCGCCGCAACTGCCCCTCTTCCGGGGCCTGATCGATGACTACGCCCGCGAGCACGACGTGCCGGTGGCCGATGTGGCGGCGGCGCTGGCGGTGCTGTCCCAGGACGACCAGTCGTTCCTGCTGGCGCCCGAACCTCCCGTGGTGAAAAGGAAGAACGAGTTCAGCTCAGCGGCCGACCGGGCCGGCGACCGGGATCGGGATCGGGATCGGGATCGCCCGACGGTCCGGGTGGCCGGGCAGCGCCGCGCCAAGTCCGACGTCCGGCTGGCCACCTACCGCATCCGGGTGGGCAAGCGGCACAAGGTGCAGCCGGGCTCCATCGTGGGCGCCATCGCCAACGAGGGCGGCCTGAGCCGGCAGGACTTCGGCCACATCGACATCCGGATCGATCACAGCCTGGTCGAGCTGCCGGCGGACCTGCCGCCCCGGACGCTGGACGCGCTGAGCCGGACCCGGATCTCGGGCCAGCTGATCGAGCTGACCCGCGAGGACGGCGCCGAGCGACCCAGCAGGGTGAAGAAGCCGCGCCACAAGCCCTAG